The proteins below are encoded in one region of Sinorhizobium meliloti:
- a CDS encoding ABC transporter permease: MSVWIRSLAILIAAFVAAPMFIVIPMSFSSAASLAFPPPGYTLQNYVNFFSDPNWTQPLTNSLLIGFGTVCVTMLVAVPASFTLVRHVFIGRTVFNLLIMLPMIVPTIVMALGYYIYFGQLRLVQSYLGVILAHSCIALPMSTLILTAALKGFDRSVERAAMNLGASPFATFRLITFPILRPAFTVAGLFAFIASFDEAVIALFISGRDKATLPRQMFNAVRQEADPTISAASSFLFLLVLAGVCIWLAPQLVRRRTRPLGQADGNGAAEPAAAAS; the protein is encoded by the coding sequence ATGAGCGTCTGGATCCGTTCTCTGGCAATTCTGATCGCCGCCTTCGTCGCGGCGCCGATGTTCATCGTCATTCCGATGTCCTTCAGCTCGGCCGCGTCGCTTGCCTTCCCGCCGCCCGGCTATACGCTTCAGAACTACGTCAACTTCTTCTCCGACCCGAACTGGACGCAGCCGTTGACCAACAGCCTGCTGATCGGCTTCGGCACGGTCTGCGTGACGATGCTCGTCGCCGTTCCGGCCTCTTTCACCCTGGTGCGGCACGTGTTCATCGGGCGCACGGTCTTTAACCTTCTGATCATGCTGCCGATGATCGTGCCCACCATCGTCATGGCGCTCGGCTACTACATCTATTTCGGGCAGCTCCGGCTGGTTCAGAGCTATCTCGGCGTGATTCTCGCCCACAGCTGCATCGCCCTGCCGATGTCGACGCTGATCCTGACCGCGGCGCTCAAGGGCTTCGACCGCTCGGTGGAGCGCGCCGCGATGAACCTCGGAGCTTCGCCGTTTGCGACCTTCCGGCTGATCACCTTTCCGATCCTGCGGCCGGCCTTCACCGTCGCCGGGCTCTTCGCCTTCATCGCATCCTTCGATGAGGCCGTCATCGCCCTCTTCATCTCCGGCCGCGACAAGGCGACCTTGCCGCGCCAGATGTTCAACGCCGTCCGCCAGGAGGCGGATCCGACCATCTCCGCCGCCTCGTCCTTTCTATTCCTGCTCGTTCTCGCCGGCGTCTGCATCTGGCTCGCGCCGCAACTCGTGCGCCGCCGCACGCGCCCTCTGGGCCAGGCCGACGGCAACGGCGCAGCCGAGCCGGCCGCCGCGGCATCCTGA
- a CDS encoding membrane dipeptidase: protein MIIDALQCGHFNRESFEALRRGGYSAVTPTLGFWEGTMESLDSLARWRDMERDNADLILIARTAADIERAEREGKLAVVLGYQNSNLFEDRIAFVEFFAELGVRVVQLTYNNQNELGGSCYEENDSGLARFGRDVVREMNRVGMLVDLSHVGDRTTLDAIEWSEKPVAITHANAASLFAHKRNKSDKVIKALAVRGGVIGCVAYRNITPDAACATVDGWCEMVARTVDIAGIDHVGIGTDISHNHTPRDYDWMRKGRWTRSVQYGAGSPQRPGAVAKPEWLLKPESLQDVAPALLRVGFNQEEANKILRGNWLRLYAEVFRPN from the coding sequence ATGATCATCGATGCACTTCAATGCGGACATTTTAACCGCGAGTCCTTCGAGGCGCTGCGGCGGGGCGGCTACAGCGCGGTGACGCCGACGCTCGGTTTCTGGGAAGGGACGATGGAGTCTCTCGACTCGCTTGCCCGCTGGCGAGACATGGAGCGTGACAACGCGGACCTCATCCTTATCGCCAGAACGGCCGCCGATATCGAGCGCGCCGAAAGGGAGGGAAAGCTGGCGGTCGTGCTCGGCTACCAGAATTCCAACCTCTTCGAGGATCGCATCGCCTTCGTCGAATTCTTCGCCGAACTGGGCGTGCGCGTCGTGCAGCTGACCTACAACAACCAGAACGAACTCGGCGGCTCCTGCTACGAGGAGAACGACAGCGGGCTTGCCCGCTTCGGCCGCGATGTCGTGCGGGAAATGAACCGCGTCGGCATGCTGGTCGATCTCTCCCATGTCGGCGACCGGACCACGCTCGACGCCATCGAGTGGTCGGAAAAGCCCGTTGCGATCACCCATGCCAATGCCGCTTCGCTCTTCGCGCATAAGCGTAACAAGTCCGACAAGGTGATCAAAGCCCTTGCCGTGCGCGGCGGGGTCATCGGTTGCGTCGCCTATCGCAACATAACGCCCGATGCTGCCTGCGCCACCGTCGACGGCTGGTGTGAGATGGTTGCCCGCACCGTCGACATCGCCGGCATCGACCATGTCGGCATCGGCACCGACATTTCGCACAACCACACCCCGCGCGACTACGACTGGATGCGCAAGGGCCGCTGGACCCGCTCGGTCCAGTACGGTGCCGGCTCGCCTCAACGGCCTGGCGCCGTGGCGAAACCGGAATGGCTGCTCAAGCCGGAAAGCCTACAGGACGTGGCCCCGGCCCTGCTGCGCGTCGGCTTCAATCAGGAGGAGGCGAACAAGATCCTCCGGGGCAACTGGCTCCGCCTCTACGCGGAGGTCTTCCGGCCGAACTGA
- a CDS encoding extracellular solute-binding protein, whose translation MEMFKKASATPLSRRKVLGAGLFGAAMLASPYIRRASAEENVLYVNTWGGDWEASVKKFLFGPFTKDTGIEIRTVSPISFAKLAAQKTTGVYEFDVTTLGVADVARANGAGLLETLEGHVDTSKLWEGAIYQNGLATHGFATQMAYNAAKFPEGFKNWSDFFNVEKFPGNRSLQRHAARVLAIALLADGVPADQLFPYDLDRAFASLDRIKDHVRVWWTAGPQARQILTDGEVDMAGLWDSDAFGAKEASKDPIEIVWDQAVVDKACWIVAKDSPRAENGFKLISHIGQNAEGLAKFCIADQNGPMNPKSFDFIPAEVAARMPTHPEHLARAVMLDGAKLLPQLDELSTRFESWVGI comes from the coding sequence ATGGAAATGTTCAAGAAAGCATCAGCCACGCCGCTATCGCGGCGCAAAGTTCTCGGCGCCGGGCTTTTCGGGGCCGCAATGCTGGCCTCACCTTACATCCGGCGCGCCAGCGCGGAGGAAAACGTCCTCTACGTCAACACCTGGGGTGGCGACTGGGAGGCATCCGTCAAAAAGTTCCTGTTCGGGCCCTTCACGAAGGATACGGGAATAGAGATCCGTACCGTCTCGCCGATTTCCTTCGCCAAGCTCGCAGCGCAGAAGACGACGGGCGTCTACGAATTCGACGTGACCACGCTCGGCGTCGCCGATGTCGCGCGCGCCAATGGCGCCGGCCTCCTCGAGACGCTGGAGGGTCACGTCGACACCTCCAAGCTTTGGGAAGGCGCCATCTACCAAAATGGGCTGGCAACGCATGGCTTTGCCACACAGATGGCCTACAATGCCGCGAAATTCCCGGAAGGCTTCAAGAACTGGTCCGACTTCTTCAATGTCGAGAAGTTTCCGGGTAACCGCAGCCTGCAGCGTCACGCCGCCCGCGTCCTTGCGATCGCGCTGCTTGCCGATGGCGTTCCGGCCGACCAGCTCTTTCCCTATGACCTCGACCGCGCCTTCGCCTCGCTCGACCGGATCAAGGACCACGTCCGCGTCTGGTGGACGGCAGGGCCGCAGGCGCGCCAGATTCTGACCGACGGCGAGGTGGACATGGCGGGGCTCTGGGACAGCGACGCTTTCGGCGCCAAGGAGGCTTCTAAGGATCCGATCGAGATCGTCTGGGACCAGGCCGTCGTCGACAAGGCCTGCTGGATCGTCGCCAAAGACAGCCCGCGTGCCGAAAACGGCTTCAAGCTGATCAGCCATATCGGCCAGAATGCGGAGGGACTGGCGAAGTTCTGCATTGCCGACCAGAACGGCCCGATGAACCCGAAATCCTTCGATTTCATTCCCGCCGAGGTCGCGGCCAGAATGCCGACCCATCCGGAGCACCTCGCCCGGGCCGTCATGCTGGACGGGGCGAAGCTGCTGCCCCAGCTTGACGAGCTTTCCACCCGCTTCGAAAGCTGGGTCGGCATCTAA
- a CDS encoding ABC transporter permease, with amino-acid sequence MKLRTSPVLVEGPMPLMAPAVIFLALFFLVPLGYVVWMSLSQPVIGLQNFGRLLNSSLFASVLYNTFKTALLVTLLSLLFAYPLAYAAANGSKRFATFLLTVVALSFWTSYLVRTYAWMVILGNQGPVTALLSWFGWDPTPKILFTTFSATLAMTHALIPFMTMSLFAVMKRIDPLYVRAAENLGAHPFRAFVSVYLPLSAPGIVNGCTLVFITCLGFYVMPVLLGSPRDQMIAGIIGDQIEQTLDFGLGSAISIVLLALTLAVYALYNRFFGLDRLWAGGDR; translated from the coding sequence ATGAAACTCCGGACGTCCCCGGTCCTCGTGGAAGGGCCCATGCCGCTGATGGCTCCGGCGGTGATCTTCCTTGCGCTCTTCTTTCTCGTTCCGCTTGGCTACGTGGTCTGGATGAGCCTATCGCAGCCGGTGATCGGATTGCAGAATTTCGGCCGGCTGCTGAATTCCAGTCTGTTCGCCTCGGTCCTTTACAACACGTTCAAGACGGCGCTCCTGGTAACGCTGCTGAGCCTTCTCTTCGCCTATCCGCTCGCCTATGCCGCGGCGAACGGCTCGAAGCGCTTTGCGACCTTCCTGCTGACGGTCGTCGCGCTCTCCTTCTGGACCAGCTATCTGGTGCGCACCTATGCCTGGATGGTCATCCTCGGCAATCAGGGGCCGGTGACGGCGCTCCTCTCTTGGTTCGGTTGGGACCCCACGCCGAAGATCCTGTTCACCACCTTCAGTGCCACCCTCGCCATGACCCACGCCCTTATTCCTTTCATGACCATGTCGCTCTTCGCCGTGATGAAACGGATCGACCCGCTCTATGTCCGCGCTGCGGAAAATCTCGGCGCGCACCCGTTTCGCGCCTTCGTCTCCGTCTATCTGCCGCTGAGCGCGCCCGGCATCGTCAATGGTTGCACGCTCGTCTTCATCACCTGTCTCGGCTTCTATGTCATGCCCGTCCTGCTCGGGAGCCCACGCGACCAGATGATCGCCGGCATCATAGGAGACCAGATCGAGCAGACCCTCGACTTCGGCCTCGGCTCGGCGATTTCGATCGTGCTTCTGGCGCTGACGCTCGCGGTCTATGCGCTCTACAACCGCTTCTTCGGCCTCGACCGGCTTTGGGCAGGAGGTGACCGATGA